Genomic window (Rossellomorea aquimaris):
GGGATTGGCCGGATTTTTTTTGAAAGCGAGCCATCCTGTTCGTTTGTTTTTATTATCAACGAATTCAAAGATTTACTTAAGATTGTTAGACCCGAGGATCTCAACGTTTACCTTTGGCTTTATCGTCACTTGTTGATAGTCCTGTTTCCACGCTTCGGCATTCCAGGAATCAGGATATTTCGTGGAGAGATCTTTGGCGATTCCTAAAGCGTCACTATTCGCTTTGAGTAAAAGGTCGGTAAGTTCCTTTGCTTTTTTCGTGAGTTCCTTTGAAGCCAAAGTATTTAAGCTTTTGAAATCTTCAGAAGGTTCTTCTTCATAATAGCTTTGTATCCTTGCTTGTAGATTAGCTGTAACTGTGCAGGTGACTTTCCCGTTTTCTTTCTTGACATCCATTTTTGTCTTGGCATTATCAATGACAATGGTAAAAGGCTGACTTAACTCGTCTGATTTTATACTTAATAGGGCCCTGTATCCCAATTCATTTCTTAATATGAGCAGAAGTGAGGTCTGGCTTGTTGTCAGTTTATCACCAGTGAATTTATCACCGTTAAATAAAGCTGACCCTGCAAGCATCACCTTGTTTTTATTATCTTTTTTTATATAGGGGAGAAAGATATCATTGGTCTTGTCTGATATTTCATTCCAAGCAGTAAACGTGGTTTCTTTAGGAATAGATGTTCCTTTTGTCCCTCCAGTCAGCAGATTATCCACCTCGAAAACAATGGGACTATCTTCAAGCTTCAAGGACAAGATTTCATGGCCCTTTCCTTCACTTATCACAATACGCGAGGAGATATATCCCCTGGTCGATCGAAGAATCGGCTCTACTAGTGAAGTGATGCCCTTGGTTTGGGCTAATTCTTCCCCGACAATAATGACAAATGCTTTTCCGACATCCATATTCCCGGATACTTTGTCTTGAAGATCCACGGCAAGCTGGGTAACCGTTTCATTCTCCGTTTCATAAAATTCATCCATAACTTCAAACTTACCGCCTCCAGCGCTGCGTATATTAATCGCCCTGACTGTCCCCAGAATCTGATCGGACTCTTCAGCTTTGTCAAAACTGATCCCGTTAACCAGTCTGTTGTCGTTTAGCTGGTTTTGGTCCCAGCACCCTGCCAG
Coding sequences:
- a CDS encoding Ger(x)C family spore germination protein, producing the protein MRKIPVIFIAMFLLAGCWDQNQLNDNRLVNGISFDKAEESDQILGTVRAINIRSAGGGKFEVMDEFYETENETVTQLAVDLQDKVSGNMDVGKAFVIIVGEELAQTKGITSLVEPILRSTRGYISSRIVISEGKGHEILSLKLEDSPIVFEVDNLLTGGTKGTSIPKETTFTAWNEISDKTNDIFLPYIKKDNKNKVMLAGSALFNGDKFTGDKLTTSQTSLLLILRNELGYRALLSIKSDELSQPFTIVIDNAKTKMDVKKENGKVTCTVTANLQARIQSYYEEEPSEDFKSLNTLASKELTKKAKELTDLLLKANSDALGIAKDLSTKYPDSWNAEAWKQDYQQVTIKPKVNVEILGSNNLK